Part of the Nitrosophilus alvini genome, TTCTTGTTGCCATGATAGCCGGCATAATACTAGCAAGCAAGCAGATGGATGAGAGTCTGACTCTGATAGAAGATGAAGAAATAGAAAAAAAGGCTGTGCAATGATTACACTAAGTCATTATCTGATCGTTGCTGCAATACTATTTGCAATCGGTTTGGTCGGTATTTTGAGAAGAAAAAATCTATTGATGCTTTTCTTTGCCACAGAGATGCTGTTGAATGCCGTAAATATCGGTTTTGCGGCTGTTTCTAAATTTTATGGCGATTTGACAGGACAGCTTTTTGCATTTTTTATAATTGCAATTGCTGCTAGTGAAGTGGCTGTGGGTCTTGGATTGTTGATAATCTGGTATAAAAGAAGAGGCAG contains:
- the nuoK gene encoding NADH-quinone oxidoreductase subunit NuoK; this encodes MITLSHYLIVAAILFAIGLVGILRRKNLLMLFFATEMLLNAVNIGFAAVSKFYGDLTGQLFAFFIIAIAASEVAVGLGLLIIWYKRRGSIDLDTLQTMHG